A genomic window from Populus alba chromosome 19, ASM523922v2, whole genome shotgun sequence includes:
- the LOC118038708 gene encoding disease resistance protein RPS6-like, translating into MVVFLLFLNIFLFVYIWRFIIRNPNVSPSPSTTSTLTTAQPQVIKYHDVFLSFRGEDTRVGFTSHLHAALNRKQILTFIDYQLVRGDEISASLLRTIEEAKLSVIVFSENYASSKWCLEELAKIIERRRNNRQIVIPVFYKVDPSHVRNQTGSFGHALARLIKKKALTMDTEQSFRKALTDAANLSGRSLGNSELEPEFIEKIVGDVLEKLHAMSSSHSTPAGLIGIDVRVSKVESLLNINSPDVLIIGIWGMGGIGKTTIAEVVCNKVRSRFEGIFFANFRHQSDLQRSFLSQLLGQETLNTVGSLSFRDPFVRDRLSRKKLFIVLDDVHNSMALEEWRDLLDDRNSSFGPGSKVLITSRDKQVLKNVVDETYKVERLDYEEAIQLFNLKALKNCITTIDQRHLIEQIERHVQGNPLALKVLGSSLYGKSIEEWRSALNKLDQDPQIERALRISYDGLDSEQKSIFLDIAHFFVGWWQDQATRILDGFYGRSVIFDISTLIDKCLITTTYDNRLQMHDLLQEMAFNIVRAESDFPGERSRLCHLPDVVQVLEENKGTRKIKGISLDTSKLSRQIHLKSDAFAMMDGLRFLNFYGHRNSKEDKMLYVIPPTGLEYLPNELRYLQWIGFPSKSLPPSFRAEHLVELHLWGSKLVKLWTGVKDVGNLRRIDLSYSEYLTELPDLSMAKNLQSLKLEYCESLTEVPSSLQYLDKLETEVLRKLFTSSCLDLTTSPTISQNMKSLRLWETSIKEVPQSIAGKLKVLSLSGCSKMTKFPEISSIQFLIRLQVLSLSGCSKLESFPEITVPIKSLQRLYLSKTGIKAIPSISFKHMTSLKSLKLDGTPLKELPSSIQFLTGLESLEMSGCSKLESFPEITVLMESLKILDLSNTGMKEIHSISFKHMTSLKALYLYGTPLKELPSSIQFLTGLESLGMSGCSKLESFPEITVPMESLQRLYLSKTGIKAIPSISFKHMTSLKMLKLDGTPLKKLPSSIQFLTGLESLVMSGCSKLESFPEITVPMESLQHLYLSRIGIKEIPSSFIKYMISLRSLFLDETPIKALPELPPSLRHLETHDCASLETAISIINIGRLWHNQLDFRNCFKLDQKPLVAALHLKIQSGEEIPDGGIQMVLPGSEIPEWFGDKGIGSSLTIQLPSNCHQLKGIAFCLVFLLPIPFHKVYCNYHVKGKNGKHDEVVFASREEQTLTNVLGSCDSDHMILHYELELVNHLRKYSGNEVTFKLYHLEVDVKGRKVDPDIRRPFKLKSCGVYLHFDENILADESSEEN; encoded by the exons ATGgtggtatttttattgtttctcaatatctttttgtttgtttatatctGGAGATTCATCATACGAAACCCCAATGTGTCTCCATCGCCATCTACTACTTCCACCTTAACCACCGCCCAGCCACAAgtaattaaatatcatgatgTCTTCCTTAGTTTCAGGGGAGAAGACACTCGTGTTGGTTTTACCAGCCACCTCCATGCTGCTTTGAACCGGAAACAAATCCTAACTTTCATAGATTATCAGCTTGTGAGAGGAGATGAGATCTCGGCATCACTTCTGAGAACAATTGAAGAGGCCAAGCTTtctgtgattgttttttctgaAAACTACGCATCTTCCAAATGGTGCTTAGAGGAGCTTGCTAAGATTATTGAGCGTAGAAGAAATAATAGACAGATAGTTATTCCAGTATTCTACAAGGTGGATCCATCCCATGTAAGAAATCAAACAGGAAGCTTTGGACATGCATTGGCTAGATTGATAAAGAAGAAAGCTTTGACGATGGACACAGAGCAGAGCTTCAGAAAGGCTTTGACGGATGCAGCCAATCTATCTGGAAGGAGCTTAGGGAATTCTGA GCTGGAGCCtgaatttattgagaaaatCGTTGGAGATGTTTTGGAAAAATTGCATGCCATGTCTTCAAGTCACAGTACTCCGGCTGGTCTAATTGGAATTGATGTTCGTGTTAGCAAAGTTGAGTCtttgttaaatataaattctCCAGATGTTCTCATTATAGGGATATGGGGAATGGGTGGTATCGGTAAGACAACGATTGCTGAAGTTGTGTGCAACAAGGTTCGTTCTCGATTTGAAGGAATCTTTTTTGCAAACTTTAGGCACCAATCTGATTTGCAAAGAAGCTTTCTTTCACAGCTGCTTGGCCAAGAAACTCTGAACACTGTGGGCTCCTTGAGTTTTCGAGATCCTTTTGTGAGGGATAGACTTAGTCGTAAAAAGCTTTTTATTGTTCTGGATGATGTGCATAATTCAATGGCTTTGGAAGAATGGAGAGATTTGCTTGATGATCGAAACAGTTCATTTGGTCCGGGCAGTAAAGTTCTCATAACAAGTAGGGACAAGCAAGTGCTCAAGAATGTAGTTGATGAGACATACAAGGTTGAGAGGTTGGACTATGAAGAAGCTATTCAACTCTTTAACTTGAAAGccttgaagaattgcatcacCACAATTGATCAAAGACACTTGATAGAACAGATTGAAAGGCATGTACAAGGCAATCCGTTGGCTCTTAAAGTTTTGGGTTCCTCTCTCTATGGTAAAAGCATCGAAGAATGGCGCAGTGCATTGAATAAACTAGATCAGGACCCTCAAATCGAAAGGGCATTGAGAATTAGTTACGATGGGTTGGATTCAGAACAAAAATCCATATTTCTTGACATAGCACATTTCTTCGTAGGATGGTGGCAAGACCAAGCAACAAGAATATTAGATGGCTTTTATGGTCGGTCTGTGATTTTCGATATAAGCACGCTCATTGATAAGTGTCTCATAACTACTACATATGATAACCGTCTACAAATGCATGATTTACTACAAGAAATGGCATTTAACATTGTTCGTGCAGAATCTGATTTTCCTGGCGAACGTAGCAGGTTATGTCATCTTCCTGATGTCGTTCAAGTATTGGAGGAAAATAAG GGAACTCGAAAAATTAAAGGCATATCTTTGGACACCTCTAAGTTATCGAGACAGATACACTTGAAATCTGATGCCTTTGCAATGATGGATGGTCTTAGATTTCTCAATTTCTATGGTCATCGCAACTCCAAAGAAGATAAAATGCTTTATGTCATTCCTCCTACTGGCCTCGAATATCTTCCTAATGAGCTGAGATATTTGCAATGGATTGGATTCCCTTCGAAATCCTTGCCGCCATCTTTTCGTGCTGAACACCTTGTGGAGCTTCACCTCTGGGGAAGCAAGCTTGTAAAACTTTGGACAGGAGTAAAG GATGTTGGAAATTTAAGAAGAATTGACCTATCTTACTCTGAATATTTGACGGAATTGCCAGATCTATCAATGGCAAAAAATTTACAGTCCTTAAAACTTGAGTACTGTGAAAGTTTAACCGAGGTTCCGTCATCTCTTCAATATCTTGACAAGCTGGAAACCGAGGTTCTCAGAAAACTTTTTACAAGTTCGTGCCTAGATTTGACCACGTCTCCAACGATTTCACAAAATATGAAAAGCTTACGTTTGTGGGAAACTTCAATCAAAGAAGTTCCACAATCAATTGCTGGCAAGTTGAAAGTCCTTTCTCTAAGTGGTTGCTCAAAGATGACCAAGTTTCCAGAGATTTCATCAATCCAGTTTCTCATAAGACTCCAAGTGTTGAGTCTGAGTGGTTGCTCAAAACTTGAGAGCTTTCCAGAAATCACAGTGCCTATTAAATCTTTACAGCGTCTTTACTTGAGTAAAACAGGCATTAAAGCGATACCTTCGATATCATTTAAGCATATGACATCTTTGAAGAGTCTAAAATTAGATGGAACACCACTTAAAGAGCTACCCTCATCAATCCAGTTTCTCACAGGACTTGAAAGTTTGGAGATGAGTGGTTGCTCAAAACTTGAGAGCTTCCCAGAAATCACAGTGCTTATGGAATCTTTGAAGATTCTTGACTTGAGTAACACAGGCATGAAAGAGATACATTCGATATCATTTAAGCATATGACATCTTTGAAGGCTCTATATTTATATGGAACGCCACTTAAAGAGCTACCCTCATCAATCCAGTTTCTCACAGGACTTGAAAGTTTGGGTATGAGTGGTTGCTCAAAACTTGAGAGCTTCCCAGAAATCACAGTGCCTATGGAATCTTTGCAGCGTCTTTACTTGAGTAAAACAGGCATTAAAGCGATACCTTCGATATCATTTAAGCATATGACATCTTTGAAGATGCTAAAATTAGATGGAACACCACTTAAAAAGCTACCCTCATCAATCCAGTTTCTCACAGGACTTGAAAGTTTGGTGATGAGTGGTTGCTCAAAACTTGAGAGCTTCCCAGAAATCACAGTGCCTATGGAATCTTTGCAGCATCTTTACTTGAGTAGAATAGGCATTAAAGAGATACCCTCATCATTCATTAAGTATATGATATCTTTGAGGTCTCTATTTTTAGATGAAACGCCTATTAAAGCGTTACCTGAGCTTCCCCCTTCGCTGAGGCATCTAGAGACACATGACTGTGCATCACTAGAAACCGCAATATCAATCATAAACATCGGTAGATTATGGCATAATCAATTGGATTTTAGAAATTGCTTCAAATTGGATCAGAAACCACTGGTAGCAGCATTGCATTTGAAAATTCAG TCCGGAGAGGAGATCCCAGATGGCGGTATTCAAATGGTTCTACCGGGGAGTGAAATTCCAGAATGGTTCGGTGACAAAGGAATTGGATCTTCACTCACCATACAGTTGCCCTCAAATTGTCATCAGCTCAAGGGAATTGCTTTCTGCCTTGTCTTTCTACTCCCTATTCCCTTCCATAAGGTATATTGTAATTACCATGTTAAGGGTAAAAACGGTAAGCATGATGAAGTTGTCTTTGCTTCCCGGGAAGAACAGACTCTAACAAATGTCTTGGGGTCATGTGACTCAGATCACATGATTCTACACTACGAGCTCGAATTGGTAAATCATTTACGTAAATATTCTGGCAATGAAGTTACATTTAAACTCTACCACCTTGAAGTGGACGTTAAAGGGAGGAAGGTAGATCCTGATATCCGAAGGCCTTTCAAGTTGAAAAGCTGTGGGGTGTATCTGCACTTTGATGAAAATATACTGGCGGACGAAAGTTCAGAAGAAAATTGA